The Fictibacillus arsenicus genome contains a region encoding:
- a CDS encoding DUF92 domain-containing protein — MEAAFFAGIALLCMGSFIFRLLTLWGSSAAFLTGALTFYSFQWQGLVILAMFFLTSSLLTKWKREVKQDYYSETLEDKKGRTVGQVFANGGASILAAIGAVFMPDPVWLIMFTGALATATADTWASEIGILSKTKPFHLKEWRKVEAGLSGAVTRLGTIAAVLGAAAIGISYYFLYDTSNLMGSGIIIFAGFFGNIADTLFGAWFEQKFFCQICKTETESKWHCKMKTVRIFGLPWVTNNLVNFSSTIIGALMAGGLYIWTVN, encoded by the coding sequence TTTTTGCGGGGATCGCTTTGCTCTGTATGGGCTCTTTTATTTTTAGGCTGCTTACACTTTGGGGAAGTTCAGCAGCATTTTTAACAGGTGCTCTAACTTTTTATTCTTTTCAATGGCAGGGTCTAGTCATATTAGCGATGTTTTTTCTTACATCATCCCTTTTAACCAAGTGGAAAAGAGAAGTAAAACAAGATTATTACTCAGAAACTTTAGAAGACAAAAAGGGGAGGACAGTCGGTCAAGTGTTTGCAAATGGAGGTGCATCCATACTTGCTGCAATAGGTGCTGTATTCATGCCAGATCCAGTTTGGTTAATAATGTTTACTGGTGCATTAGCGACTGCTACAGCAGATACATGGGCCTCTGAGATAGGGATACTGTCAAAAACGAAACCTTTTCATTTAAAGGAATGGAGAAAAGTTGAAGCAGGACTTTCAGGAGCTGTTACACGATTAGGGACGATCGCTGCGGTTTTAGGAGCTGCAGCAATTGGGATAAGTTACTATTTCCTTTATGATACGTCAAATTTAATGGGAAGTGGTATTATTATTTTTGCAGGTTTTTTTGGGAATATTGCAGATACCCTTTTTGGAGCATGGTTTGAACAGAAGTTTTTTTGTCAAATTTGTAAAACAGAGACTGAGAGTAAATGGCATTGCAAAATGAAAACAGTGAGAATATTTGGATTGCCATGGGTAACAAATAATCTTGTTAACTTTAGTTCTACAATCATTGGCGCGTTAATGGCAGGAGGATTATACATATGGACAGTCAATTGA